In Candidatus Omnitrophota bacterium, the following are encoded in one genomic region:
- a CDS encoding WD40 repeat domain-containing protein, with the protein MYKQRFFLLAFLLINALPLFSSETANLEPEAIFPPTKNVDFSPDETQLLTTDSTWTKSGGWGRVILWDRISEQVIKIFTSNDVVVSDAEFSPDGKWVLGATLNAGSYVYDIESESKVCGFGFNTLTFSHDGQKLLSGTISYMEKNIGIYDIKAKTYQLFIKHEQFVSAIAFSPDSTMFCSGDWGGALIVWNVNSGDAIYALNAHAGYVNSLAYSPDGTKILSGGADGAARIWDAKTGAMQQEILSHEDSITSVDYSPDGSMILTGSLDMTARLWEAESGRLLYAFHHAGKVNSVCFSPLGHYLATAGEDQTNIWNMSEVKKLTSIHIWNIF; encoded by the coding sequence ATGTATAAACAAAGATTCTTTCTGCTCGCCTTCTTATTGATAAACGCTTTGCCGTTATTTTCATCGGAAACCGCAAACCTCGAACCGGAAGCCATATTCCCTCCTACAAAAAATGTCGATTTTTCTCCCGATGAAACGCAATTGCTTACTACCGACAGCACCTGGACCAAAAGCGGAGGGTGGGGCCGCGTCATTCTATGGGATAGGATATCCGAACAAGTGATAAAGATATTCACGTCGAATGATGTCGTCGTATCGGACGCCGAATTTTCTCCCGATGGAAAATGGGTATTGGGAGCGACATTAAATGCTGGTTCTTATGTATATGATATTGAATCGGAAAGTAAAGTATGCGGTTTTGGATTCAATACGCTTACTTTTTCTCACGACGGTCAAAAACTTCTATCCGGTACGATTTCATACATGGAGAAAAACATTGGCATTTACGATATAAAAGCGAAAACCTACCAACTTTTTATTAAACATGAACAGTTTGTCAGCGCTATTGCCTTTTCCCCCGATTCTACCATGTTTTGCAGCGGCGATTGGGGCGGAGCGCTTATCGTTTGGAATGTAAATTCCGGCGATGCGATTTATGCGCTGAATGCTCATGCAGGTTATGTAAATTCTCTCGCCTATTCGCCCGACGGAACGAAAATATTGTCTGGAGGGGCGGACGGCGCGGCTCGCATATGGGACGCTAAAACCGGCGCAATGCAGCAAGAGATTTTATCTCATGAAGATTCGATCACCTCCGTTGATTATTCTCCAGATGGATCGATGATTCTGACGGGAAGCCTGGATATGACCGCCCGCTTATGGGAGGCGGAAAGCGGACGATTGCTTTATGCATTTCATCATGCCGGCAAAGTCAACTCCGTATGCTTTTCTCCTTTAGGCCATTATTTGGCAACGGCGGGAGAGGATCAGACAAATATATGGAATATGAGCGAAGTCAAAAAACTTACATCGATCCATATATGGAATATATTTTAA